The Tardiphaga alba genome includes a window with the following:
- a CDS encoding LssY C-terminal domain-containing protein, producing MGEILNDPNEHPIAEQQRRSRTYRALRLTLLAVIIYGGIAYLLLPELWTHYEHQKPLAGLPMTTMTTQGIPGDPINVGLIGDKKDVICAMHAAGWYPADPITLKSSIEIVGSVLLDRPYRDAPVSPLIYLGRREDLAFEKPSGTSADHRHHVRLWLVLEKGQEDRPVWLGDATFDRSVGISKYTGAITHHIAADIDAERAVLANDLEQAGMVEAKYQVTGVGPTVAGRNGEGDLYFTDGEIWIQRLVVGCAKRTEPPESIPSPAATEIKDQIFRAVANIIGPTSTH from the coding sequence ATGGGCGAGATCTTGAACGACCCGAACGAACATCCCATCGCAGAACAACAACGCCGCAGCCGGACCTATCGGGCGCTGCGGCTGACGCTGCTTGCCGTGATCATTTATGGCGGCATCGCCTATCTGCTGCTGCCGGAGCTCTGGACTCATTACGAGCATCAGAAGCCTCTTGCCGGTCTCCCGATGACCACCATGACCACGCAAGGAATTCCCGGCGATCCCATCAATGTCGGATTGATCGGCGACAAGAAAGACGTGATCTGCGCGATGCATGCCGCCGGCTGGTATCCGGCCGATCCCATCACGTTGAAGTCATCGATCGAAATCGTCGGCAGCGTTCTCCTCGACCGCCCCTATCGCGACGCTCCCGTCTCGCCCCTGATCTATCTCGGACGACGCGAGGATCTCGCCTTCGAGAAACCGTCAGGCACGAGTGCCGATCATCGCCATCATGTCAGATTGTGGCTGGTGCTCGAGAAGGGACAGGAAGATCGCCCGGTCTGGCTCGGCGACGCCACGTTCGATCGTAGCGTGGGCATCAGCAAATATACGGGCGCGATCACGCACCATATCGCTGCGGACATCGACGCCGAGCGCGCGGTGCTGGCGAATGATCTTGAACAAGCGGGCATGGTGGAAGCCAAGTATCAGGTCACGGGTGTCGGTCCGACCGTCGCCGGCCGGAACGGCGAAGGAGACTTGTACTTCACCGATGGCGAGATATGGATCCAGCGACTGGTCGTCGGCTGTGCCAAGCGAACCGAGCCGCCGGAATCGATCCCAAGCCCGGCCGCCACCGAGATCAAGGACCAAATCTTCCGGGCGGTCGCCAATATCATCGGCCCGACATCCACGCATTGA
- a CDS encoding MFS transporter produces the protein MAPEPDSGPQEPRRAPEPSKESLRGLDWFIFFLADVQTGFGPFVAVYLTTQKWTQVEIGFVLSIGGVVALLGQIPGGAIIDAARSTRLVAGAAVCTIACCALAYAALPIFPVVVTAATLHAMASCVLGPAIAAISLGLVGPLKISERLGRNARFASLGNGVAAAVMGTIGYLLSSRAVFIVTFLLAIPVLYALSRIRHREIDAAQAHGNAGRQTESPKPIRFRDLVRQKPLLIFACAVLLLQLANAAMLPLMAGVVTTRSADWAPALIAFCIVVPQAFVAATSPTVGRKAQQWGRRPLLLIAFASLAVRGLLFAVVTDPFLLVAVQIFDGITAAVFAVMIPLIVSDIAFGSGRFSLAQGIVGTATGIGASLSTVTAGYVADKLGAPVAFVGLAGVAALGVLLIWLVMPETRRDHGQEADA, from the coding sequence ATTGCACCCGAGCCGGACTCCGGTCCGCAAGAGCCACGCCGAGCACCCGAGCCTTCGAAGGAGAGCCTGCGCGGGCTCGACTGGTTCATCTTCTTTCTTGCCGATGTGCAGACCGGCTTCGGTCCCTTCGTGGCGGTCTATCTCACGACACAGAAATGGACTCAGGTCGAAATCGGCTTCGTGCTTTCCATCGGCGGCGTTGTCGCGCTGCTCGGCCAGATTCCAGGCGGCGCCATTATTGACGCCGCGCGCTCGACCCGACTGGTGGCCGGCGCAGCCGTCTGCACGATCGCATGTTGTGCGCTCGCTTATGCGGCCTTGCCGATCTTTCCAGTCGTCGTCACTGCTGCGACATTGCATGCGATGGCAAGCTGCGTGCTCGGCCCGGCAATAGCGGCCATCAGTCTCGGTCTCGTCGGTCCGCTCAAGATCAGCGAGCGATTGGGACGGAATGCCCGCTTTGCCTCGCTCGGAAACGGCGTCGCTGCTGCCGTCATGGGGACGATCGGCTACCTGCTGTCCAGCCGGGCCGTGTTCATCGTCACGTTCCTGCTCGCAATACCCGTGCTTTATGCGCTGTCGCGCATTCGTCATCGAGAGATCGATGCAGCACAGGCGCACGGGAATGCGGGACGGCAGACCGAAAGCCCCAAGCCGATCCGTTTCCGCGATCTCGTCCGTCAGAAGCCGCTGCTGATATTTGCCTGCGCGGTGTTGCTGCTGCAGCTAGCCAATGCAGCGATGCTGCCCCTGATGGCGGGCGTCGTCACCACACGCTCGGCCGATTGGGCGCCGGCGCTGATCGCATTCTGCATCGTGGTGCCGCAAGCATTCGTCGCAGCGACGTCGCCGACGGTCGGCCGCAAGGCGCAGCAATGGGGGCGACGTCCGCTTCTCCTCATCGCCTTTGCGTCGCTTGCGGTCCGTGGATTGCTGTTCGCAGTCGTCACCGATCCGTTCCTGCTGGTCGCGGTCCAGATTTTCGACGGCATCACCGCGGCGGTCTTCGCCGTCATGATCCCGCTGATCGTGTCCGATATCGCATTCGGCAGCGGTCGGTTCAGCCTCGCGCAAGGCATTGTCGGCACGGCGACGGGTATCGGTGCGTCGCTCAGCACCGTCACTGCCGGCTATGTCGCCGACAAGCTCGGCGCGCCCGTCGCATTTGTCGGCCTGGCCGGCGTCGCTGCACTCGGCGTTCTGCTGATCTGGCTGGTCATGCCGGAAACCCGGCGTGACCATGGCCAGGAAGCGGACGCTTAA
- a CDS encoding pyridoxal-phosphate-dependent aminotransferase family protein, with product MVVRAGREFLAIPGPTTMPDEVLRAMHRPALDIYSDSMVQLTYGLLRDIGTLFATKGKTYIYIANGHGTWEAVLTNVLSRGDKILVLESGRFAVGWGNAARSMGIEVQSLKGDWNRAIRPSEVEAALRQDTEHKIKAILAVQIDTASGAFNDIEAIGKAIKAAGHPALFLVDAVASLGCMPFEMDAWGIDVAMSASQKGLMTPPGLGYVAASDRAREVHKTANLRMPYFDWTERDGNEHYQKHSGTAPVHLMFAQRQAIDMLFEEKLDNVFLRHRLLAEAVRRAVAVWAEGGVLSFNIIEAKERGDTVTTIKMPDPARLLTYCREKCGVILGVGIGDLQGKAFRIAHMGHVNAPMILGTLGVVEMGLQALGIPHGKGGVTAALNYLGESVKP from the coding sequence ATGGTCGTTCGCGCAGGTCGTGAGTTTCTCGCTATCCCCGGCCCCACCACCATGCCGGATGAAGTCCTGCGCGCGATGCATCGGCCAGCGCTGGATATCTATTCGGATTCCATGGTGCAGCTGACCTACGGACTGCTGCGCGACATCGGCACCTTGTTCGCCACCAAAGGCAAAACCTACATCTATATCGCCAACGGCCACGGCACCTGGGAGGCCGTGCTCACCAATGTGTTGTCACGCGGCGACAAGATCCTCGTCCTCGAAAGCGGTCGCTTTGCCGTGGGCTGGGGAAATGCCGCACGCAGTATGGGCATCGAGGTGCAGAGCCTGAAGGGAGACTGGAATCGGGCCATCCGTCCCTCTGAAGTCGAGGCTGCCCTACGGCAGGACACGGAGCACAAGATCAAGGCCATCCTGGCCGTGCAGATCGACACCGCATCCGGCGCGTTCAACGACATCGAGGCCATCGGCAAGGCCATCAAGGCCGCGGGTCATCCCGCTCTGTTCCTCGTCGATGCAGTTGCCTCGCTCGGCTGCATGCCATTCGAGATGGACGCATGGGGCATCGATGTCGCCATGTCAGCCTCGCAAAAGGGTCTGATGACACCGCCCGGCCTCGGCTATGTCGCCGCCAGTGACCGCGCCCGCGAGGTGCACAAAACCGCCAATCTGCGCATGCCCTATTTCGACTGGACCGAGCGCGACGGCAACGAACACTACCAGAAGCATTCCGGAACGGCGCCGGTGCATCTGATGTTTGCGCAGCGCCAGGCCATCGACATGCTGTTCGAGGAAAAGCTCGACAACGTCTTCCTGCGTCATCGCCTGCTGGCTGAAGCCGTGCGCCGTGCCGTTGCCGTATGGGCCGAAGGCGGTGTTCTCAGCTTCAACATCATCGAAGCAAAAGAGCGTGGTGACACCGTCACCACCATCAAGATGCCGGACCCTGCGCGGCTGCTCACCTACTGCCGCGAGAAATGCGGCGTTATTCTCGGCGTCGGTATCGGCGATCTGCAGGGCAAAGCGTTTCGCATTGCCCATATGGGTCACGTCAATGCGCCGATGATTTTGGGCACGCTTGGCGTGGTGGAGATGGGACTACAGGCGCTGGGCATTCCGCATGGCAAAGGCGGCGTCACCGCCGCGCTCAACTATCTCGGCGAAAGCGTGAAGCCCTGA
- a CDS encoding ABC transporter ATP-binding protein, translating into MDSLSGYARRPFAFVMRYIRRRSPSHLVILSAVLAAVACSVGTQYGIKHLVDGLSAGPSNAGSVIWWAFGGLIFLITADMFLWRVASWVASYTFVSVTGDLRRDIFRHLTGHAPSYFTDRLPGMLTSRITATSNAVFTIENMFIWNVLPPIVATFAAILLIGTVSLPMAAGLLVVAGAVVVLMFKMAAAGKGLHNDFADKAAAVDGEMVDVINNLPLVRAFCGLSFEHDRFDDTVDRELHARGRSLRYLERLRLTHAAITVVLTIGLLGWAIMLWQRGGASTGDVVLICTLGLSILHATRDLAVALVDVTQHIARLSEALATLLVPHELRDHPEAEPLIKSGAAIAFDDISFAYPGGQKVFENFTLRLNAGQRVGLVGQSGGGKSSLFVLLQRFYDVQNGSISVDGQDISRVTQHSLRHAISVVPQDISLFHRSIMENIRYGRPNASDEDVMKAAVAARCDFIEQLPEGLDTMVGDRGVKLSGGQRQRIAIARAFLKDAPILLLDEATAALDSESEEAIREALARLMRGRTVIAIAHRLATLRNFDRVVVLRSGKIIEDGKPDILMQGQGPYRQLVTQEMSRLAAHAA; encoded by the coding sequence ATGGACAGCCTCTCCGGATATGCCCGCCGCCCGTTCGCCTTCGTGATGCGCTACATCAGGCGACGATCGCCATCTCATCTCGTCATTTTGTCTGCCGTTCTGGCCGCCGTTGCATGTTCCGTGGGCACGCAATACGGGATCAAGCATCTGGTCGATGGACTGTCAGCCGGCCCGTCGAATGCTGGCAGCGTGATCTGGTGGGCGTTTGGCGGGCTGATCTTTCTTATCACCGCCGATATGTTCCTCTGGCGCGTCGCCAGTTGGGTCGCGAGCTACACATTCGTCAGCGTTACCGGCGATCTGCGTCGCGACATCTTTCGCCATCTCACCGGCCATGCGCCGAGCTACTTCACCGATCGTCTGCCGGGCATGCTGACCAGCCGCATCACGGCCACGTCCAATGCGGTCTTTACTATCGAGAACATGTTCATCTGGAACGTGCTGCCGCCGATCGTCGCGACATTTGCCGCCATTCTGCTGATCGGGACGGTGAGCCTGCCGATGGCGGCTGGTCTGCTTGTTGTGGCGGGCGCTGTGGTCGTGCTGATGTTCAAGATGGCGGCGGCAGGCAAGGGACTGCACAACGATTTCGCCGACAAGGCTGCAGCCGTCGATGGCGAGATGGTCGATGTCATCAACAATCTTCCATTGGTGCGCGCCTTTTGCGGCCTCAGCTTCGAGCATGATCGTTTCGACGACACCGTCGATCGCGAATTGCATGCGCGCGGCCGCAGCCTGCGTTATCTGGAACGGCTGCGCCTCACCCATGCGGCTATCACCGTCGTCTTGACCATCGGACTGCTCGGCTGGGCCATCATGCTCTGGCAGCGTGGTGGCGCGTCTACGGGTGATGTCGTGTTGATCTGTACGCTCGGCCTGTCAATCCTTCATGCTACGCGTGATCTCGCTGTCGCGCTCGTGGATGTCACGCAGCATATCGCCCGCCTGTCCGAAGCGCTCGCAACGCTGCTGGTGCCGCATGAGCTGCGCGATCACCCGGAGGCAGAGCCGCTGATCAAGAGCGGCGCCGCCATTGCCTTCGATGACATCTCCTTTGCCTATCCCGGCGGCCAGAAGGTGTTCGAAAACTTCACGCTGCGCCTCAATGCAGGCCAGCGGGTTGGCCTCGTGGGCCAGTCCGGCGGCGGCAAGTCGAGCCTTTTCGTGCTGCTGCAACGCTTCTACGACGTTCAGAACGGCAGTATCTCGGTCGATGGACAGGATATTTCGCGCGTCACGCAGCACAGTCTGCGACATGCGATATCAGTCGTTCCGCAGGATATCTCGCTGTTCCATCGTTCCATCATGGAAAACATCCGATATGGGCGGCCGAACGCCAGCGATGAGGATGTCATGAAGGCGGCCGTTGCGGCCCGTTGTGATTTCATCGAGCAATTGCCGGAAGGCCTCGACACCATGGTCGGCGACCGCGGCGTCAAGCTGTCCGGCGGCCAGCGCCAGCGCATCGCAATCGCGCGCGCCTTCCTCAAGGATGCGCCGATTCTTCTGTTGGATGAGGCAACCGCCGCCCTCGACAGCGAGTCGGAAGAAGCGATCCGTGAAGCGCTCGCGCGCCTGATGCGCGGACGCACCGTGATTGCGATTGCGCACCGTCTCGCCACGCTGCGCAATTTCGACCGCGTGGTCGTGCTCCGCAGCGGCAAGATCATCGAGGACGGCAAGCCCGACATCCTGATGCAGGGTCAGGGGCCATATCGGCAGCTGGTGACCCAGGAAATGAGCCGCCTCGCCGCCCACGCCGCGTGA
- a CDS encoding PRC-barrel domain-containing protein, which yields MSRRLFSPAIRVAAGLAVIMTMTAVSLSVAADAPPAPESAKSPASTPSSAPEPAPEAAPAKEAAPPPPKPEAATPAALPPSAKPPSVTVIDAFDAKGILGRDVRSPASENMGRISDVVVDRAGQIRGAVIDFGGFLGVGSRKIVVDWAALHFWNVADKTASITLDLTREQVRAAPEYKDDQPIVVLGASGTLTPLKFPPLTMQER from the coding sequence ATGAGTCGCAGACTATTCTCGCCAGCCATCCGCGTCGCCGCGGGCCTTGCCGTCATCATGACGATGACTGCCGTGTCGTTGTCCGTCGCGGCAGATGCGCCGCCAGCGCCGGAGTCGGCGAAGTCGCCGGCATCGACGCCATCAAGCGCGCCGGAACCGGCACCTGAAGCTGCGCCCGCAAAAGAAGCAGCGCCGCCACCGCCGAAGCCGGAAGCAGCAACGCCGGCCGCATTGCCGCCATCGGCGAAACCGCCATCCGTGACGGTGATCGATGCTTTTGATGCGAAGGGCATTCTCGGCCGCGACGTACGCAGCCCGGCAAGCGAGAATATGGGGCGTATTTCCGATGTGGTCGTCGATCGCGCCGGCCAGATCCGCGGCGCCGTGATCGACTTCGGTGGCTTTCTGGGCGTCGGGTCACGGAAGATCGTGGTCGATTGGGCAGCGCTGCATTTTTGGAACGTGGCCGACAAGACGGCGAGCATCACGCTCGATCTCACCCGCGAACAGGTGCGCGCGGCGCCTGAATACAAGGATGATCAGCCGATTGTCGTGTTGGGCGCGTCCGGCACGCTGACGCCGCTGAAATTTCCTCCGCTCACGATGCAGGAGCGATAA
- a CDS encoding caspase family protein, with protein sequence MNVRQFRVSRRSITMTAAFVGLVSLAIGAHAALNKHVIDPARAAAGYEATQAASNSSRLALVIGNGHYPDAASPLSQPINDARAVTHALRQDGFDVDVIEDATRDDMTRAVERLKGKIKPDSVVMLYFGGYGVQVGRQSYMIPVDAAIWRERDVRRQGVSVEAVLDVMKEGGAQAKLVVLDASRRNPYERRFRSYSRGLAPIDVPEKALILTSATPGKVADDASGQNSLLAAEFLKSLKAKPASAEAVFNSTRTAVTRSSDGEQVPSVSSSLIEDVQFGIKATARAGS encoded by the coding sequence ATGAACGTACGGCAGTTTCGCGTATCCCGTCGCTCGATTACCATGACAGCCGCATTTGTCGGCCTGGTCTCGCTGGCGATTGGCGCCCACGCCGCGCTGAACAAGCACGTGATTGATCCGGCACGCGCCGCGGCTGGCTATGAGGCCACGCAGGCTGCCAGCAATTCGTCGCGCCTGGCGCTTGTCATCGGCAATGGTCACTATCCGGATGCCGCCTCGCCTTTGTCGCAGCCGATCAACGACGCCCGGGCCGTAACGCATGCGCTGCGTCAGGACGGTTTCGATGTGGACGTGATCGAGGATGCCACGCGTGACGACATGACCCGCGCGGTCGAACGGCTGAAAGGCAAGATCAAGCCGGACAGCGTCGTGATGCTGTATTTCGGCGGCTACGGCGTTCAGGTCGGTCGTCAGAGCTATATGATCCCTGTCGATGCCGCGATCTGGCGCGAGCGCGATGTGCGCCGTCAGGGCGTCAGTGTCGAAGCCGTGCTCGATGTCATGAAGGAAGGCGGCGCACAGGCCAAACTGGTCGTGCTCGACGCCTCGCGCCGCAATCCTTATGAGCGCCGTTTCCGGTCCTATTCGCGCGGCCTTGCGCCCATCGATGTTCCTGAGAAGGCTCTGATCCTGACATCAGCGACGCCCGGCAAGGTGGCTGACGACGCAAGCGGGCAGAACAGCCTGCTGGCCGCTGAATTCCTGAAGAGCCTGAAAGCCAAACCCGCCAGCGCAGAGGCTGTGTTCAACAGCACGCGCACCGCGGTGACGCGCTCGTCGGACGGCGAACAGGTGCCGTCGGTGTCCTCGTCTCTCATCGAGGACGTGCAGTTCGGCATCAAGGCGACGGCTCGCGCCGGCAGCTAA
- a CDS encoding amylo-alpha-1,6-glucosidase translates to MPMEAAAAKRDALADQAIVESPFYIPMTGPASRPRRALKHDDTFAVLDSHGDIGASAGGPDGLFNHDTRYLARLELSLNDVQPLLLGSNLRDDNSTLTVDLTNPDVYRDGRIVLQKDMLHIVRTFFLWRGAIYQRIGVQNHGGERASFDLTLSFDNDFADLFEVRGEQRKHRGIATSRLIDPTHVALEYTGLDNKPLRTLLHFDPRPTRLAANTATYHFDLAAQETTSLFVAASCNVPLDHKPVPFLKGLLAHRREMRNFSKGATTIETSNDIFNEVLCQAMGDLNILMTNTPQGRYPYAGIPWYSTTFGRDGLITALQMLWIDPRVAKGVLSRLAAFQAKQVDPLADAEPGKILHEMRGGEMAALREVPFAQYYGSVDSTPLFVLLAGLYVERTGDDETLRELWPAIEAALSWIDGPGDPDQDGFVEYQRATEQGLQNQGWKDSYDAIFHADGKLAEGNIALSEVQGYVYAAKNLAARMALRLEMAERAEQLEAEARTLADRFDAAFWCEEIGTYALALDGAKLPCVVRSSNAGQLLFTGIVGEDRARMVAADLMRPHFFTGWGIRTIARGEARYNPMSYHDGSIWPHDNALIALGLARYGLKHSVEAVFKGLFDTATYMDLRRLPELFCGFQREKRRGPTLYPVACAPQAWASATPFTLLEAALGIEFDVARNEIRFRDPRLPSFLQHVILRDVRLGESSVDICLRKHNDDVSLEVLRSRGQIRVSIVLTH, encoded by the coding sequence ATGCCCATGGAAGCCGCTGCTGCCAAGCGCGATGCACTTGCCGATCAGGCGATCGTCGAATCGCCGTTCTACATTCCCATGACGGGCCCGGCGTCGCGGCCCCGGCGCGCGCTCAAGCATGACGACACGTTCGCGGTTCTCGATAGCCACGGCGATATCGGTGCGTCCGCCGGCGGGCCAGACGGGTTGTTCAATCACGATACCCGCTATCTCGCGCGTCTGGAGCTTTCGCTCAACGATGTACAGCCGCTGCTGCTCGGGTCGAATCTGCGAGACGACAATTCCACGCTGACGGTGGATCTCACCAATCCCGACGTCTATCGCGATGGCCGCATCGTGCTGCAGAAGGACATGCTGCACATTGTCCGGACGTTCTTTCTCTGGCGGGGCGCGATCTATCAGCGTATCGGCGTCCAGAATCACGGCGGGGAGCGGGCCAGTTTCGATCTGACGCTGTCCTTCGACAATGACTTTGCCGATCTGTTCGAGGTGCGGGGAGAGCAGCGCAAGCATCGCGGCATCGCGACCAGCCGCCTGATCGATCCGACCCATGTTGCGCTGGAATATACCGGGCTCGACAACAAGCCGTTGCGCACGCTGCTGCACTTTGATCCGCGCCCGACGCGATTGGCAGCCAATACGGCGACGTATCATTTCGATCTCGCGGCACAGGAGACGACATCCCTGTTCGTCGCGGCGAGCTGCAATGTGCCGCTCGATCACAAGCCTGTGCCGTTTCTGAAAGGGCTGCTCGCGCACCGCCGCGAAATGCGAAATTTCAGCAAGGGCGCTACCACGATCGAAACCTCGAATGACATTTTCAACGAGGTTCTCTGTCAGGCCATGGGTGACCTGAACATCCTGATGACCAATACGCCGCAGGGGCGATATCCCTATGCAGGCATCCCCTGGTATTCGACCACATTCGGGCGCGATGGCCTGATCACTGCTTTGCAGATGCTGTGGATCGATCCGCGCGTGGCCAAGGGCGTGCTGTCGCGCCTCGCTGCATTCCAGGCGAAGCAGGTCGATCCGCTGGCCGATGCGGAGCCAGGCAAGATTCTTCACGAAATGCGCGGCGGTGAAATGGCGGCGCTCCGTGAAGTGCCGTTCGCGCAATATTACGGCAGCGTGGATTCGACGCCATTGTTCGTACTGCTCGCTGGCCTTTATGTAGAGCGCACGGGCGATGACGAGACCTTGCGTGAATTGTGGCCCGCGATCGAGGCGGCGCTGTCATGGATCGACGGCCCCGGCGATCCCGATCAGGATGGTTTCGTCGAATATCAGCGCGCCACCGAGCAGGGCCTGCAGAATCAGGGATGGAAGGATTCATACGACGCGATCTTCCATGCGGACGGCAAACTTGCGGAAGGCAATATCGCGCTCTCCGAGGTGCAGGGCTATGTCTATGCCGCCAAGAATCTGGCGGCGCGTATGGCACTGCGGTTGGAGATGGCGGAGCGGGCGGAACAGCTCGAGGCGGAAGCCAGGACACTGGCTGATCGCTTCGATGCGGCATTCTGGTGCGAGGAGATCGGCACCTATGCGCTCGCGCTCGATGGCGCCAAGCTGCCCTGCGTCGTGCGTTCGTCCAATGCCGGCCAGTTGCTGTTTACCGGGATCGTCGGCGAAGATCGCGCGCGCATGGTGGCCGCCGATTTGATGCGCCCGCATTTCTTCACGGGGTGGGGTATCCGCACCATCGCCCGCGGCGAAGCGCGATACAATCCGATGTCCTATCACGACGGATCGATATGGCCGCACGACAATGCGCTGATCGCGCTTGGTCTCGCGCGCTATGGTTTGAAGCACTCCGTCGAGGCAGTCTTCAAAGGCCTCTTTGATACTGCGACCTATATGGACCTGCGGCGCTTACCAGAGCTGTTCTGCGGCTTCCAGCGGGAGAAGCGACGCGGGCCGACGCTTTATCCTGTGGCCTGCGCGCCGCAGGCCTGGGCGAGTGCCACGCCGTTCACGCTGCTGGAGGCGGCGCTCGGCATTGAATTCGATGTCGCTCGCAATGAGATTCGCTTCCGCGATCCTCGGCTGCCATCATTCCTGCAGCATGTGATCCTGCGCGATGTCCGGCTCGGCGAGTCCAGCGTCGATATCTGTTTGCGGAAACACAATGACGATGTCTCGCTCGAAGTTCTGCGCAGCCGCGGCCAGATCCGGGTGTCGATCGTCCTGACACATTGA
- a CDS encoding thermonuclease family protein — MRMRRFIGFALFLLILPNAAQAADVSGIPHIRDANQVTIGNTRIRLAGSDAPGRDQLCLNANGERWSCGVAAHDALVARASDKNWTCRIQRTDRFGRSVAKCEADGEDIAQWLVKTGWALAYVRFSRVYEPEDQAARAAKVGLWSGAFIAPWEWRVRNKKAGTLGAIKPTPETLPILFASASGAVAPSPACRIKGNVNRSGVCIYHTPESRWYAKIKMRVSKGTRWFCSKEEAEAAGCRETRR, encoded by the coding sequence ATGCGCATGCGACGTTTCATTGGCTTTGCCCTTTTTCTGCTGATCCTTCCGAACGCGGCTCAGGCTGCTGACGTGAGCGGCATTCCGCATATTCGCGACGCCAATCAGGTCACGATCGGCAATACGCGTATCCGGCTCGCCGGCTCCGATGCCCCCGGGCGTGACCAGCTTTGCCTGAATGCGAACGGTGAGCGCTGGAGTTGCGGTGTCGCCGCACATGACGCGCTGGTCGCACGCGCCAGCGACAAGAACTGGACCTGCCGCATCCAGCGTACCGACCGTTTCGGCCGTTCGGTCGCCAAATGTGAAGCGGACGGTGAAGATATCGCCCAGTGGCTGGTGAAAACCGGATGGGCACTGGCCTATGTCCGTTTCTCACGCGTTTATGAGCCCGAGGATCAGGCGGCACGTGCGGCCAAGGTCGGATTGTGGTCCGGCGCATTCATCGCGCCGTGGGAATGGCGCGTCCGGAACAAGAAGGCCGGGACACTTGGCGCCATCAAGCCGACACCTGAAACCTTGCCAATCCTGTTTGCCTCGGCGTCGGGCGCGGTTGCGCCGTCGCCGGCCTGCCGCATCAAGGGAAATGTCAATCGATCCGGCGTCTGCATCTATCACACGCCGGAAAGCCGCTGGTATGCCAAAATCAAGATGCGCGTGAGCAAGGGCACACGCTGGTTTTGCTCTAAAGAAGAAGCCGAAGCCGCCGGATGCCGCGAGACACGGCGCTGA
- a CDS encoding efflux RND transporter periplasmic adaptor subunit: MIPSFAFDPRRSMSFTRTLLLATALCAATTAGRAADEPDLARGAAVTVIAAAKQCFADTVDVAGLLLPREEVSIRPDRPGMKVAEVMVDAGENVTAGQILARLTSPEGGSVQIQATVAGLVSASSAVVGTIASGKGEALFSIISRSEFDFIGQVPTRDLPKLKANQTVKIKVIGTGELDAKVRRVASSVEPNSQLGQVVVSLNAARRLMTNSYARATIKTGESCGIALPLTAILYSSGGTVVQVVRRHRIETRRVEVGLMATGRVEIREGLNEGDIVVARAGALLREGDPVRPVTSSADKQ, encoded by the coding sequence ATGATCCCGTCATTCGCTTTCGATCCGCGTCGTTCGATGTCCTTCACCAGGACGCTGCTTCTCGCGACAGCCCTCTGCGCCGCTACGACGGCAGGTCGGGCAGCCGACGAACCGGATCTGGCACGCGGCGCCGCTGTCACGGTCATCGCTGCTGCAAAGCAATGCTTCGCTGATACCGTCGATGTGGCCGGACTTCTGCTGCCGCGCGAGGAGGTTTCGATCCGCCCGGATCGCCCCGGGATGAAAGTCGCGGAGGTGATGGTCGATGCCGGTGAGAATGTAACAGCAGGCCAGATCCTCGCCCGGCTGACATCGCCGGAAGGCGGCTCGGTGCAGATCCAGGCCACCGTCGCAGGTCTCGTCAGCGCCTCGTCTGCCGTGGTCGGCACCATCGCATCCGGAAAGGGCGAGGCGCTTTTCAGCATCATATCGCGCAGCGAATTCGATTTCATCGGACAAGTGCCGACGCGCGATCTGCCGAAGCTCAAGGCCAATCAGACCGTGAAGATCAAGGTCATCGGCACCGGCGAGCTCGATGCGAAAGTGCGCCGCGTCGCGTCCTCCGTCGAACCCAACAGCCAGCTTGGCCAGGTCGTCGTCTCGCTGAATGCCGCACGGCGGCTGATGACGAACTCCTATGCGCGGGCAACGATCAAGACCGGCGAAAGCTGCGGCATCGCGCTGCCTCTGACCGCGATCCTTTACAGTTCAGGCGGCACGGTGGTGCAAGTCGTGCGCCGTCATCGCATCGAAACGCGACGGGTCGAGGTGGGCCTGATGGCAACGGGCCGGGTTGAGATCCGCGAAGGCTTGAACGAGGGCGATATCGTCGTTGCGCGGGCGGGTGCACTGCTGCGCGAAGGCGATCCGGTCAGGCCGGTGACCAGCAGCGCGGACAAGCAGTAG